The following is a genomic window from Parabacteroides johnsonii DSM 18315.
CGTTCCGACACCGATCGTATAAACACGTACGCCGAACGTCTTGGCAATCTCGGCAGCCGTCACCGGAGCGATCTCGCCCTGGTTGTTTACACCATCCGTCAACAGGATAATAACCTTCGACTTGGCCTGGCTGTCCTTGATACGGCTGACAGCATTCGCCAACCCCAGACCGATCGCCGTCCCATCCTGGATGATACCCGGCTGGACATCCTTGAAGAGGTTCAACAGGACCGTATGGTCCGTCGTCAACGGACATTGCGTGAAACTCTCCGCCGCAAATACGACCAACCCGATATTATCGTTCGGACGGCCGTTGATAAAAGCGGACGCCACATCTTTGGACGCTTCCAGACGATTCGGTTTCAAGTCCTGCGCCATCATACTGGTCGAGATATCCATTGCCAGCACGATGTCGATGCCTTCCGTCGAAGAGTTCTGCCAACTGTTGGTCGACTGCGGACGCGCCAATATCACGATAAGGACAGCCACCGCCGCCATACGCAAGATGAAAGGGACATGCCTGAGCCAGACTTTCCAGGAGCTTGCTCCCGGAGCATCGAAACCTTCCGTAGACGATACCTGCAAACTTGCCTGATTCTTGCTCAGTTTGTAGACGTACCATCCGATCATCGGGATCAGCAATAATAACAAATACAGATATGTAGGATTTGCAAATATCATCTTATTCTTTACTTATATTTGAATCATTCTTTTCTACAGGCTTTACTTCACCTTCCACCTTTTCACCTTCTCCGGGAACGGGAATCTCTTCCACCTTCGTCTGGTTAATGAACAAATAAGCGTTCATCAAGCTCAAATCGTTTTCATCGGGCAGCGGATTCATCTTCGCGAACTTCACGAAATCAGCCAGTTGCATGATCTGTTTCAGGCTTTCATAGACAGAAGTCGCTTCTTCCTGCTTGCGGATGATATCAAGTATCTCACCGGAAGTCATTTCCATCGCATTGATACCGAAACGATCCACAATATAACGGCGCAACGTATCCGTAATCAAGGTATAATACTCCTTGCTGCGCCCCTGTTGCCAGAGTTTCTGCTGCTTGATCTCGTCGAGTTCCTTGATCGCCTGTTCGTGAGGCGGAAGTTTCGGTTCCGGCTTCTTGAACGGCAGGATGGATTGACGGTTACGCATACGTTTGATCACGTAGGCAACCACACAAATCAGGAACAGAGTCAGCAACACGCCGAATATCCAGGGATAGTAATCGGCCAATACAAAAGGCGGCTTCCAGACGCTTTTGATATCGTAAAACTCCTCCGGTTTGTCAGCATTGACAGGAACTGTCGACACCTTCAAGGCCACCTGGTTGGAGTAAACGGTATCCGCCCCATCGATCACCATGAATGGAGGCAACAGATAAAGGGAAGAGTCGAAAGAGGTCACCAGCAAGTCCTGCTTGATCAGCAGGCGGTCGTTTTCGATCAAGGTGGAGTCCGCTTTCGGAATTTCCAGCACCTCCACTCCTGCCATCAACGTGTCACGCGGGATGACAAGCTGGACGGCCTTATCTTTGTCTGTCGTTACCGTCAAATGTAAAACAGTCTGCTCTCCGATCAGTATAGCAGCAGAATCGACACGGACGTCAACGAGTGCCTGCTGCGCATACGCTTTCCCGCCGGACAGGAACGTTCCACCGGCAAGTGCAAGTAACAGAATGCTTTTCTTTATTAATTTCATTTGTTTGCTTTAATTACGTTTGTCAAAAAGAGCAATCAATGCTTTCACATAATCATCTTCCGTACGGACAGAGACCGAATCGACACGACATTTCTTAAACGAATCGCTCATAGCAGCCTGCCGGCGGTCCCACCATTCCTTGTAGGCGGCCCGTACACGGGCGGAAGAACTGTCTATCCAGCGTTCCTGTCCGGTCTCCGCATCCTTGATCTTCATCAACCCTACAGCCGGTAATTCCGTCTCGCGGCGGTCATACACCTGTATGGCCACCACGTCATGTTTGCGGTTGGCGATGGTCAAGGCATCCTTGAAACCATCCTTGTCGATAAAGTCGGAGATCAGGAAAGCCGTACAGCGCTTCTTGATCGCATTGGTCAGATATTTCAATGCCTGTGCAATATTGGTCTGCTTTTTATCCGGCTGGAAGTCGATCAGTTCGCGAATGATATACAAGATATGTTTCTTCCCTTTCTGGGGAGGAATAAACTTCTCGATCTTGTCGGAGAAGAACACCACGCCAATCTTGTCGTTGTTCTGGATAGCCGAAAAGGCTAATGTCGCAGCGATCTCCGTAATGACTTCTTTCTTCATTACATTCACAGAACCAAAGTCCCTACTCCCCGACACGTCGATCAGCAACATCACCGTCAGCTCCCGTTCTTCTTCAAACACCTTCACGTAGGGGCGGACATAACGGGCGGTCACGTTCCAGTCGATATCGCGGATATCATCTCCGTATTGATACTCGCGCACCTCGCTAAACGCCATACCACGCCCTTTGAACGCAGAATGGTATTGTCCTGCAAAAATATTGCGGGACAAGCCACGCGTCTTTATCTCAATCCGTCGAACCTTCTTTAATAGTTCACTTGTTTCCATATTATTCAGTTGAAAGTTGAGAGTTGAAAGTTGAAAGTTAATAAGAGAGCTAAAAACGGGCTGCTTACGCAACTTTCAACTCTCAACTTTCAACTTTCAACTATTTAGGGGACTTCGACTTTGTTCAGAATTTCGCTGATCACCTCTTCGGATGTCAGGTTATTGGCTTCCGCTTCGTAGCTCAAACCGATACGGTGACGCATCACGTCGTGACATACGGCACGGATATCTTCGGGGATCACATACCCTCTGCGTTTGATAAAGGCATACGCACGGGCGGCCAGCGCCAAACTGATGGATGCACGCGGAGAGGCACCGAAAGAGATCATGTTAGACAGGTTTGCCAAACCATGTTCCTGCGGGAAGCGGGTAGCAAACACGATATCTACGATATAGCGTTCGATCTTTTCGTCCAGATAAACCTCACGGACCACCTTGCGGGCTTCGAGGATCTCCTCTTTCGTCAGGATCGGTTTGATGTCCGGCTTCACTCCGGAGATATTCTGACGGATAATCAGCTTTTCCTCTTCTTTCTTCGGATAGTTGATGATGACCTTCAGCATGAAACGGTCTACCTGTGCTTCAGGCAGCGGATAGGTTCCTTCCTGCTCGATCGGGTTCTGGGTTGCCATTACCAGGAAAGGAGACGGCAACTTGTATGTATTTTCGCTGATTGTCACCTGACGTTCCTGCATCGCTTCCAGAAGGGCGCTCTGCACCTTTGCCGGAGCACGGTTGATTTCATCCGCCAATACAAAATTAGCGAAGACGGGACCTTGTTTGACTTGGAATTCTTCGCTTTTCTGACTATAGATCATTGTACCGATCACGTCGGCCGGCAGCAAGTCCGGCGTAAACTGAATACGGCTGTATTTCGCATCGATCAATGATGCCAGTGTCTTAATAGCCAATGTCTTTGCCAATCCCGGCACACCTTCCAGCAGGATATGGCCATCTGAAAGCAGACCGATCAATAACGATTCAACCAAATGTTTCTGTCCAACAATTACCTGGTCCATACCCATCGTAATCATGTTCACAAACGAACTTTTACTTTCAATTCGCTCGTTCAACTCACGAATGTCTACTGTCTGACTCATAGATTTTCTTCAATTATATTGTTATTATTTTTACTTGCTTTTTTAAGATGCACAAAATTAGAAATGTTAAATTCGTATCCTGCACTTTCGCAGTTAAATAATACTAACCTGCGCAGAACTATTTTGTTTTATTTTACTTAAAAGGGAGAGTTTTCGTTACAGTTTGCCACTCAGTATCTCAGTCTGGCGGGCAGCGGCTTTTTCGACGGAAGAACGGTCACGACGGTCGATGCCATACGTTTCCGGTGCAGGCACCTCAATCACAGTGCCGATAGGCACGTTATTCGGGTCTTTAATGATGGCTTTGTTATATTCATACAGATATACCCAGAACAATTTGCTCCCGTAATATTTCAACGAGATCAGCGTCAGGCGGCTTCCCGGCTCGATCTTGACACGGGCAATGACTTTAGGCGAAGCAGTTTCAGACTTTACCTTCGTATCCGGTGAACCGGCATGAGGAGCCAATACAGGCTCTTCTGCTTCCGGAGAACTCATATCCGGCAATTTAGAAAGCGTGTCTTCCGGTAAAGGAGCGGCATCATCCCTGACCACAACAGTATCTTCCCTCAAAGAGATGGAATCTCCTACAGCAGCACGATTCTTCCAAACAGCCACTTTCTTTTTTAAATCAAGCATATCCTTGGCTTCTTTGGAAAAAAAGAAAACATTCAAGGACAAACAAAGACCAAAACAGGCCAGAAAGATAACAATCACCCAAATAATCAATTTCAGTTTATTCCGGGACATATCCACACCTACGCTTGTTTCCGAATAGCGAGCTACTTCATCCTCTTCTTCTTTAACGGAGCAAACGGGTTGGTCTACTACCGGTATCTCCCGGGCTTCTTCAAATGTTTCAGAAGTTTTTTCAAGGCTTTCAGCAGGTTTCAATATATCAGGAGTTTCTGACACCTCATCAGTTTCCGAGACTCCCTGACTTCCTATATCTTCTGAAGCTTCCTGGATTTCAGGAGTATCAAGAGCCTCTTCTTCCTGAAGCAAACGATTCTCTTCAGGTATCACCTCCTCGACCGATTCATCTTCCGTTTCTTTTATTTCCGGTTCATCCGACACGATATCCATATCGGTAAAATCGACATTCTCGCCCAGTTCGGTCGTTTCAAAAAAAGAGAACGGCTTATTGACAAGCTCCCGCAGTTCCTTATCCGGCAGAAAGGAAAACTTATAATGTTCCGGGATTACAAAACGTTCCCCCGTATTCACATGGATGCTTTCACGCTTCTCCACCGGAATAATTTTAAAAGTGCCGAGACCTTTGACCTTTACCAGCTTATCCGTATAGACACCTTCCGATACGACCGCTATGAATTCCCTTAAAAAGCGCTCGGAACTATTCTTGTCCTTGCCTGTATATTCGGCCAACAGACCGGCTAAATCCTGTATCGTCAGCCGGTTATTCATGGTCGCCTAATTCTTTTAGTTTATTCTTGACTGTCGTTCCGGGTTTAAACACCGGAACGAGCTTGGGAGGGACTAAATACCGTTTGCCGTTTGAAGGATTGACCGAGATCCGTTCCGCTTTCTTTTTCACCTCGAATTGGCCGAAACCCTGCAAATAGATGGTGTCGTTGTCTACCAGACGCGAACTGACGACGGAACTCAGGACAGAAAGCGTTTCGGCGACTTCCTGTGCAGTCCAGCCCATACGAGCGGCAAGTTCAGTAACCAGTTCCTTATTTTTCATATCCGCGTCCATTAATAGATTATGCAGCTATATTAGTTATTTTTTCGTAAACCGACAAACATCTTTGCAGTTTTTATATCAAATTAAAGTACGCTTCCATACAGGTCGAAAGCCTGCGCATCGTCAATCCGTACGTTATAAAACGTTCCGGGGATCAACGGCTTCTCTTTAGAAACAAGAATCTCCGGATCGACCTCCGGTGAATCGAATTCCGTACGGCCGACATAGAAGTCGTCTTCCTCCCGATCGATCATCACCTTGAATTCCTTTCCGATCTTGGAGCCGTTCACTTCGGCCGAAATACCTTCCTGTATGCGCATCAGATAGTCCAACCGGTCTTGTTTGACGTCCGGATCGATATCATCGGTATAATGTTTAAACGAATAGGTTCCTTCCTCATGGCTGTAAGCAAAGGCGCCCATACGTTCGAAGCGGGCTTCCTTTACGAACTCGACCAGCTCTTCAAAATCCTGCTCGGTTTCCCCCGGATGGCCGACCATCAAGGTTGTACGCAGATGGATGCCGGGAACTTCCTCCCGCATCCGGCGTATCAAGGCATACGTTTCTTCTTTCGTGATGTTACGGCGCATTTTCTTCAACATCGGGTCACTGATATGTTGAAGGGCGATATCCATATATTTGCAGACATTATCGCGTTCGCGCATCACCCTGAGCAAATCATAAGGGAAATGGGACGGATAGCCATAATGCAAGCGAATCCATTCCACTCCCGGAATATCGGAGATGCGCTCCACCAGTTCCGGCAACGCATGGCGTTTATACAGATCCAAACCATAATAGGTCAAATCCTGGGCGATCACCTGAAATTCTTTCACACCCTGTTTCACCAACAGGCGGACTTCTTTCTCGATTTCTTCCATCGGTATGGACTGGTAACGCCCCGTACTGATCGGAATGGCGCAATACGAACAGGTGCGGTCACACCCTTCGGCGATCTTCAGGTAGGCATAGTGCCGGGGAGTCGTCAAAACACGGTCGGCAGCCAATTCCCGGTGGTAGGATTTACCCAAATCGTTCAACAGTTCTTTCCAATTGAACTTTCCATAGAAACGATCGACTTCCGGTAACT
Proteins encoded in this region:
- a CDS encoding vWA domain-containing protein, whose protein sequence is MIFANPTYLYLLLLLIPMIGWYVYKLSKNQASLQVSSTEGFDAPGASSWKVWLRHVPFILRMAAVAVLIVILARPQSTNSWQNSSTEGIDIVLAMDISTSMMAQDLKPNRLEASKDVASAFINGRPNDNIGLVVFAAESFTQCPLTTDHTVLLNLFKDVQPGIIQDGTAIGLGLANAVSRIKDSQAKSKVIILLTDGVNNQGEIAPVTAAEIAKTFGVRVYTIGVGTQGKAPYPFQTAFGVQYMDVDVEIDEPTLKQIAATTGGQYFRATDNASLKEIYSEIDKMEKTKISVQEYSKKQEEYKNWAILLFSLLLVEILLRNTLLRNIP
- a CDS encoding DUF58 domain-containing protein yields the protein METSELLKKVRRIEIKTRGLSRNIFAGQYHSAFKGRGMAFSEVREYQYGDDIRDIDWNVTARYVRPYVKVFEEERELTVMLLIDVSGSRDFGSVNVMKKEVITEIAATLAFSAIQNNDKIGVVFFSDKIEKFIPPQKGKKHILYIIRELIDFQPDKKQTNIAQALKYLTNAIKKRCTAFLISDFIDKDGFKDALTIANRKHDVVAIQVYDRRETELPAVGLMKIKDAETGQERWIDSSSARVRAAYKEWWDRRQAAMSDSFKKCRVDSVSVRTEDDYVKALIALFDKRN
- a CDS encoding AAA family ATPase; this translates as MSQTVDIRELNERIESKSSFVNMITMGMDQVIVGQKHLVESLLIGLLSDGHILLEGVPGLAKTLAIKTLASLIDAKYSRIQFTPDLLPADVIGTMIYSQKSEEFQVKQGPVFANFVLADEINRAPAKVQSALLEAMQERQVTISENTYKLPSPFLVMATQNPIEQEGTYPLPEAQVDRFMLKVIINYPKKEEEKLIIRQNISGVKPDIKPILTKEEILEARKVVREVYLDEKIERYIVDIVFATRFPQEHGLANLSNMISFGASPRASISLALAARAYAFIKRRGYVIPEDIRAVCHDVMRHRIGLSYEAEANNLTSEEVISEILNKVEVP
- a CDS encoding HU family DNA-binding protein, which translates into the protein MNNRLTIQDLAGLLAEYTGKDKNSSERFLREFIAVVSEGVYTDKLVKVKGLGTFKIIPVEKRESIHVNTGERFVIPEHYKFSFLPDKELRELVNKPFSFFETTELGENVDFTDMDIVSDEPEIKETEDESVEEVIPEENRLLQEEEALDTPEIQEASEDIGSQGVSETDEVSETPDILKPAESLEKTSETFEEAREIPVVDQPVCSVKEEEDEVARYSETSVGVDMSRNKLKLIIWVIVIFLACFGLCLSLNVFFFSKEAKDMLDLKKKVAVWKNRAAVGDSISLREDTVVVRDDAAPLPEDTLSKLPDMSSPEAEEPVLAPHAGSPDTKVKSETASPKVIARVKIEPGSRLTLISLKYYGSKLFWVYLYEYNKAIIKDPNNVPIGTVIEVPAPETYGIDRRDRSSVEKAAARQTEILSGKL
- a CDS encoding HU family DNA-binding protein, producing the protein MKNKELVTELAARMGWTAQEVAETLSVLSSVVSSRLVDNDTIYLQGFGQFEVKKKAERISVNPSNGKRYLVPPKLVPVFKPGTTVKNKLKELGDHE
- the rimO gene encoding 30S ribosomal protein S12 methylthiotransferase RimO gives rise to the protein MRKNKVDIITLGCSKNLVDSEQLMRQFVANGYTVEHDPHKINGEIVVVNTCGFIGDAQEESINMILDLGEAKKKGKIGKLFVMGCLSERFLKDLENELPEVDRFYGKFNWKELLNDLGKSYHRELAADRVLTTPRHYAYLKIAEGCDRTCSYCAIPISTGRYQSIPMEEIEKEVRLLVKQGVKEFQVIAQDLTYYGLDLYKRHALPELVERISDIPGVEWIRLHYGYPSHFPYDLLRVMRERDNVCKYMDIALQHISDPMLKKMRRNITKEETYALIRRMREEVPGIHLRTTLMVGHPGETEQDFEELVEFVKEARFERMGAFAYSHEEGTYSFKHYTDDIDPDVKQDRLDYLMRIQEGISAEVNGSKIGKEFKVMIDREEDDFYVGRTEFDSPEVDPEILVSKEKPLIPGTFYNVRIDDAQAFDLYGSVL